AAACATTATCGCGGTCTACAATGGTAATCGACAAACGACACATAATAACCGAAGCAGACCTAAAAGGGTTTGTGTAATGGAGCAATTGCCAGTTAATTACGCGTGGGGTCTAACAGACCCGGCCGCGTTTTTGTGAGGGTTGAGTGATTTGTGAAACTAGCCGTTTGATATGTTGGGCTCGTGTCTATTTGTTTGGAATCAGTGTTATTGTGTACTGTAGTTAGGCCTGTTTTTGTCTGCCTTTGTAGATAGATTCACAAAAACCTCTTGTATGTAGATACTAGCTAATAAGTATAATAAGGATATTTTGAACTTCTTCTGCTGGGTTAAATATAGGGATAATAATTCAGTACTTATCCAAAATCTCTAATACACAATTTTTATAACGTAcagaaaaacaatataaaaattaaatcaagaTCCTTTTCGAACCGTTTTCAAGATTTAGTTTTGTAACCCGGGTGTTATGTAAGGTTCAACTAACCCGGGTAACCTGTTCGCTGGTCGTCCCAATGAGTGCGGCTCCGTGGTCAGTGGCGGTTACAATTTTAGTTGGCTATCGATCCGTCTGCGCTCAGCTCTGTCTTATTAACACCCTGTATGCATTCTACTACTATGTGCTTACAACTGTATGAATATACATACTACTATATGAATGTCATGATGAGAATATGTGTCTACTAAGAAACTAGTTTGTATCCTGCTCTCTAAACTCTTCTAAATGGATATGAATATTAAACATATGCAGTAGGAAAAATACAATGAGTAAAATAGTAGCAgcagtaaaaatattcatatgtaAATTGAGCTAGCTTTTCTCTCAGTATTTCCATCCAAAAAACTCATTTCGATCAATTGCTGAATGAAcatgaaaaaacaaaatggacAAACTAGCTAACGCACTTTCACTCTCGTTACATAGATGCGATATTGAATTTTTGTGGTAcctaaatgattatttttttacaaaaacttttttcactGTAAACGAATCTCATGCAGTAACTACTAACTAGTTTTTTGctcttaattttgttttttagtattttattattggcatacattatGCCTATTGTGTGttacatacttacctaattattatttcttaaagCATGCAAGTATATCTCctattgtcaaaataaaaactaaaatgataACCCTAGCAAGCCCGGTTAATTTGAAAAGCCGGGCATAATGCAGACTAAACCTGGCGCTCGCAGGCTCTGACCGGGAGCCCGGCTAATGCCCGTAACACCCGGGTAATTCGTCGCTAAGATGTTTCTGCATTGCTATCGGTTTTTTGTTGTATCTGTTTACCGGTTAGAGACGGTTTACGGGTTTCAAGATATCGGATCTACTCAATGGTCGAGACGTAGTTGTGAGTTTTTAATATGAAGCATTAGTTCCAGTAGGTATAACCAGgtatatagtttattttacgAAGAAAGAATAATGTAACGTTTTAGTGTAAATATTGCATTTCAACCTATTTTTTAAGTCTGTATGTCGTTAGGCCTTGTGTATCAaaaaattttaagatttttaatcataaaattatatacaacCTGATTTTACTGTTGCTCCTACCTTAAAATATCCCAATGAACTTAAAACACCAAACATCTTCAACAAACAGATATCATCATAATCTTTCCGAAACATCATGATAATAACTACTCCGTTGTATCTCAAAATAACAATTTCCATTTCCTTGCGGTTTTCGATCGTTCAGTTAAATCCGGCTCCGTTACGGTATTATCTTtaaaaacgttaatatctcGGAGATTAAGCATATTATCCGAAATACCCAAACGTTCAAACGGTGTAATATCGTTTACTGGGACTTGATAAAAacgggaatatttttttatgtacaggCTGTTGTTTGCGACAGTTTATCTTCGagcaaaaacatacaaaaatgtgAACAGTGGGCGTTTTAGGGATGTACTTTATCGTCGCggcgttcgaaaagtgctgaatTTTatcctaatttgaataaacagcGTTTGAATTATACATTTTGGTAGTTGCAAAAGATTTTTACATTAACATACAAACAGTATATTTTGGAAAATATCGTACATTTTCGCTGTACTCTTGATTACTACAGgctcaataggcatgatgacaaatttttaaattcctttgtatgatgtaggtatacgtctattttatatgaaaaattattaattttaagaaaatgcgaagtttttttatcaaataattgcatttttctctgtccactttaaatccggcgcgaaaacgcttgtcagtgtcatgtcgtcacttgtgacgtcacaactgaaattacaagacgcaagtgaacaacgctcgtgcaataattaagttttttgtgttattaaatatgaattcgaaagggcataggtgttgtggggtcccccagtgtaagaacacatccaaaacaactcctgataagttatttgtgtacgttcctcacaataaaaaaatacgaaacaagtggcttaaacttgcaaagcgagattcaaaagcaatattgcccagggtacaactttatttttgtgaagatcactttgatgtaagttattacatagttctctagattctagcatagtttataatgtaaataactatttcgaggttaggtttcatctctcattgttttttaattaaactagtatacttacatggaagttttaacatttctaaattcagctgaaccgtgagctgaacaaaaatctttatttgatgccaaaaactttcccagcattatgatatcaattctaggcaaattagcgctgtttgccttgataaatccgggctccataactcgtgttataaacaattaattaattaaaaacaaagatcgcagtggaagttcacagtaacgaaatgtgacgttcgcgcgctttcgcgcgagttgttttcagagatgacgtcacgagctctgattggtgttcaagatatcatggcggattgccttatttcgtaattttattttataaaaatacatattaatcacattattaataaagaaaacaatgcgcgttttatattccaagcttcaagtttaatttaataaatatattattttaatgatttttgattactgtcatcatgcctattaagtGGCATCCGTTGCCATGGCAACTACAATTAATTATTCACACTTGTTTGAATATATTCGGAATCAGTCGGCACTTGTGTTAATGATAAATTCCGTCACTGAAACATTCTCTTTTCGTTAATTTTGTACTGTTTGTTCTTCTCAGGTATGTATCGTGTACTGGTTGTTGTGAAGATAATCGCAGTATATGTAAGTAGATTAATTTAATCGCATTTTGAAAGTCTCTTAATTTATTATAGTGCTAATCCATAAAGGATTTAGTCAATTTCTAAGTCAGGCAGTTAAGATTATAGATGCCAACTTCGATATTTTATGAGAGGCAAAACTACAGTTTCCTTGATGATAAACACAACCAGCAAGTACAGCTAGCAAATATTTCACAAGGTTAGCGTATTTTTAACATCACATTTTACTCTACACAAAAAGCAAATAATAGAGGTAAATACATGTAGGTAAGCATTTCTTTCATTCGCACGTTTTCACGCAAAAATAACGATCTAAATATAATGACACCCTTATAAGGAAAACTCGCAATTTCCGCGTCTAAAACAAAATAGGAAAGGCGGTTGTAACCGGTTATAACTGGCTGTTACCGCCGCGATCTGGTTCTATCCGGAAATCTTCCCAATTACCGGACAAGTGGGAGCTTGATACGGATAAGTAAAGTGGTATTCTTTTTTCCCTTTTCTATTCAGCATTTTATTTAGCGAACTGGCTAGATGAATAGCTTtgcttttatttgaaaatataccATATTTATGTAGGTTTAAAGTTTAATTTCTTTGTTAAGAAATAGCTGACAAGACCAAGAGAAGTTAAgcatttaataaatgaataattaaaaatatttcacagtgATACTGTATTTAGGAAATATGACTTGGAAAGGTTGAATGTTCTTGCATCTCAAATACAATGAGTATCTTAAGATTGAGGGATTACGTCTGACTCTATCTGCGTGTAACGTTTTGACTTGAATTATATAGGTAGTAATCCTAATTGTTTCTCTGTTAGATTTAAAGATAAGAAGAACATAGGTATGACCAAAAGCCTTGAATATAATTTCTAATACAATACCTTAAGACAACTTGGTCTGTTtctgaatttatatttatttttctcacaACAAATTATGATGATAAGGCTCTCCACTAGCACAGACTAACACAGTTATCTACTTAACTCCTTCATTATTCTAAAAGCGAATGCAACTCAAAACTGAAGATTTTTCATTCCATTAAAATGGCGTTTACTgaacaaaaccaacaaaatacCCGGACAGATTTCATTTCCTCCATTTAATCAACTTGTAAACACAACACAATGGTGACCTTATTGTCTCGGTCATAAAGTTGATATTCTTTTGTTCGTTGAGGGTTGGGTCCAAAAGGGGTCGATGGGGGTTTTTACGGCTAGAAGTCACCTGTTGCTACGAACGGTTATTGTTCAATAAAAACGTACAGTATTGTGTAATGTCACCTCGAGAGGCGCTTCATGAATTTGCTTCATGTCGCGGTATAgcgtatgtatttattttagtagcCGTATCTTGTAATGTAATGTTCAGTGATTTTGTGCCGTCTGTGAAGGTTTTGCGGCGGTTTTATTGTGGCAGTCAGACATCGAAAGCGATCGTGTACATCGTAAACATCCCTTTTGGAACCTGACACGAATATATTCGAGGGCTTGAGATAAGGACATCTGGTATCTAGAGCTGCCAAGCTCGTGCAAACCCTGTATCTAGGAAAGGTAATTACGGttactttattacattttgCTGAGCTTAGACACTTTATTTTCCGTAATCTttcaagtaggtataatattataaataaattgtaaatatgtttAACATATACTATAGTTCTAACTAGGTCTccattagaaatatttttttaccaacatGTGGAAAAGCTTCCGCCTAGGCATAAGATTTAATAAAGCAACTACACTCCATCTCCCCAACAGGGCTGAAGCCCCCGGGGGCAATATTGTGCGCACATTAGGTGACAATGAGCGTCACAACGGTCCACTTAATGCCGTCTTATTGTAGGTCTTTTTACTGCGCCCTATTGTATGCATTAAGCTAAACGATTTGTTCTCTGTGTCACACCGGTGATGGGGGGTCGTTTTTTAGATGAAATAGAAGAAACAAGCGTATGTTTGTTGCAGACAAAACTATCTAGAATTTGTGCGTCTGTACCAAGTCTTATACCACTGTTTTGATGTGATGAGTACTTACAAGTAAAGGGTACAAGCATCTATCTGCTGTAGATAAATCTCACACTCCCATATACTCTATTTCACATTCACCAAAGACATATCCCACGTGATAAATGATGCAACAATCCCATAGATTTATTTCCCTCCTCCATTTTACAAAGCAATCGGTAGTTGTTCCAATGTTCTTACTTCGTTCGCCAAGCGATTAGTATAGCCCTATTTACAAGTGAGTAAATCCGAAGAGACCCTAATGTAAGAGAAGTTCTAGCGTCAAATGGAACGTAATTAACATTTGAACTTGAATAGAAGCTGTAATTGTGTATAATTGAATAACGGTTCTGCCCCTGTTACCTAATTACACGTAATTCTGTGATTCCCTACATGAAACTTGTACGTATTTCAGGAATTGTAGGTTTCAAAATAGCGAGCTATTTGTGTTGCACTCGGGGAATTTGGAGGCGTAATTGAATTATTACGTTCTAGCTACCGGGATATAGACTCGTGTGTATTTGTAGGTGGGACTAGAATATATTTTCAGTAAATAGACACTTACTTTTCACTACCACAAAATGATGCCACATGGGAGATTCCTAGAATATTCTCAAAAAAACGTGGGCTGTAActgacaataaaaaaagaaatgtgCACCGCAGAGAATttggttatttaaaattaaaaggtaACCCAGCCTAATATGCACTCCATGCAGCTCAGTAAAACCAGCAAAAAATAATCCTAAATAAGAGCTAACTTACCTCGCCCAAAAATGGAGCGAATTTTCGTCTAAAATGAGGTGAGAATGCACAGACCACAATGTACCTAATAAACGAACGTATTAACAATACACTGTATAGAGGGGGTGGATGCCTATCCCCTCCCCCCCGGACTCCCTCCCTTCTACCCTGGAAATTATGTCGTCAGCCGGTAAACAGGATTCCACAATCTTTGGCGGAGAGCGCCGAGTTTAAAATTAAGCTTTATTTGGCTACAAATGCACGGTTTCACTATAGGATCTGTTAGTGGAGTTTTGTGGCTTTGCGGTTCAGCAGGATTTTTGGTATACTATTCCAATTACTGCGATAGTTTGTATTTGTACGGTCAGAgcggtaaaaatataaatcggttggAGCGAGTTAGAACACTATGTAATGAGCTACAAATATCTGATACAGCAATTACAATGAGATGTATTCACAAGCAGCTATTTCTCCAAGGAATCGCAATCCTTAAATTATGTAGCCCATGAATTGtcatttcaataaaatgaaGAAGACAATAGTAACAAAAGATAAACAGTGTTCTCGCTAAATGAATTTCTACTTCGACACAAGTTAAAGGTTGGCTTCAAGTTTCCATATGAATGTGTATTACATACTGTATTGTATGAACACGTCCACAAAGTTTCCTCTCGAGCGCAATTCCCTTCGTCTTAATTTGTTGAACTTGTGTCGTTACCCCGACAGACCGatgttttcatataaatacttggCGACCGAAAGTGCTTACTCACCGAGTTTTTTTCACCAGTGTTTCGGACATCCCCTGTTTTCGACACGACGAAGTAATTTGGCAGTTTTTTTGCAAATCATCTTGGCCAAGTGTAAGGGTGAAGATTCGACAGCGGCGCCCCCTCGTGGATTTACTAATGAAACTTGTTTACCCCGAACGCCCCCGGCGACACCTGACGGTTTCCAAATGAACTAATTAAGAAGGCCTGCCCAACTTAAGTGCTATAAAATGTTCaacttaacatattttttatgagatttgctttaaaaaataaggtgtttttcttattacaaAGTTGTGTcaggtattttttaatattttgggaCAGTTTTCTTCGCCTGTAATTAATTGCGTAGCActtgattaatatttaatactCACTTCCAAGTCTGTTTGCGTGGATACGActtttctcttttattttttttctgattatAAACACAAAcctattattcaaataatatttatttactttgtacatAAACGGGCCCCCTAAAAAAATTCTACACAAATCTTCTGTCCTCTTAAATCACCCAACCAATTATACAGATTCGTACCTTCATCCTGAATACAAAACATCCCAACGTTTGAGAAATAACAGAAACGTTCTGACATATGCTAAACAGAATAAAACGCAAtgtaaaatgtttacttttgcGTAATGCCCTTAAAGATACAtggaaaacaataatatttggatttaaaaaaaaaccgtataCTTACTATAACATTACTATGCCATAATAATACATAAcagtattttagatttttacttAAGCTTTGGGGTCACATGTAatactcatttaaataaaaaccatgTAACTTCAACTACAGTAACATCAAATTTTGATcaaacattttcttacaaaaattcatacatttattagggtacaaagaaacaaGTAGACAGGCATTGTTCTCTTTgcccaaaaatataatacgtAGGTAAGGAGTCAGGAGGGAGCGCCTTTACCTTCCTAACATTATATTACAATTTACGTAAATATACGTAGATGTGCCTGGTTCTATAAAAAGCTAAGGCTGAAaaattttttgcttttcagaaTAAAAAGCATAAAACTTGCTCTTTAACACTTtgtattatgtagttcaaatatttcatctttcaattcaaaaatgtttaaacCTTCTTAAATAAGAGATCAAATTAATTCACTCCTACCAAAAATTCAAGCCAACATCATTCGCAAAAAATTATCAACTTTAAAATTCaatcaatgaaataaaatgtcttCAGAAGATAAAAATTGGATTCTTTCTCTGAATTCGTGTAATTTCATAGCTGTTCAGCAAGGTGTTCCATATCTTACCCCCTCCCCGCCTCCCCCCTCTAACGACCTGTCAGATAGGCATCGGAAGAGAAGTTGAATTATTGTTCCAACCCCCCCCACCCCCACTTTAGTTCCATAAGTATTAGATATGTAGCTATGGAATCCGATGTGAGATTATAATGCGTAAATTAGAATTGTTTGCAACTGGCAACATTGGGTATTAATTGGGTGTTGTAAGCTGTCAAATCAATGTTATGTTAGATAGAAACTATACATTCCTGATATGAGTCAGAAATGTTTCTATCGGTCCTTACATGCTTTACCCAACTGGAAGTCTGCGAATAATATCTACGAGGATCTTTTATATTTGATAAAGTCTCTCATATAAAACGGATAGTTGACGAAAGGCAATCATAGACAAATATCGAACGTCAATAGTATTGTTTATTGACGGCAGATCCCTCACAATTCGGAGCGGTAAGCCGCTTATCTCTACACTCAATATTTTCTTATGTCGTCGTCTCAGCAATAAACTGGATCCCGtaacatttaatataataacatCTTATACCGACTTATACCTACGCATTACAAACAATACGTAACgtccttaaaaagaaaaattatcaCCTGTCACATCTACAGcgtgttacaaaaaataacacattCGCTAAAACGCACAATGTCGCGTGAGATCGCGCAAAAACGCGCCGCGTCGCCGAGGGAAGATTGTCGGCTGTTAGACAAATGGCGTGCTTACTTAGCCGTCTGAGTTTTTTCACTCAGACTTACTCTTAGCAGCGGCAGTTTGCGGGAATTGTGTCGATATCATAGTTTTTCTGTACTGTCTATTTCTGCTTGAGTAATTCTGTTcgcatgtatgtattttttttacatgattAGTAACAAACACCGGCAACTTAagtaatatatgtatttgtagcTACTCTGCCAGTAGGTTCCTATTGCATAATAATTTTCTGAAAGCACCAGGTGTTACGTTTACCCAATAGCAGAATATTTAAAGAGAGACGTTTCCTCTGATTGACtcgacataaaaaaataattctacaaACCTTTCAACAGGTCTCTGGGTACTTCAAAAACACCCACTTGCAAACTTACTCCATTATTTAGTATCAACCTGTATATTTCGGCCAGCACACGGTATTAAACCTTGctcacattacaataaaattggaatttGACTGTGCAACTGTTAGCAGTTTACGCCTTTAGGGAACTGAGTGGAACTTTAGCCATTTTGAGGTAAGAAGAGAGTATTAGTTCGACAAGTTTAGGAGGTTTTCAAGTTATCTCGAGCATTTAAATGTTGTTGGAGTAAAATAGACCGTGTTGCTAGGTGTTAAGGTTGTGTTTGGTTTGTAAGTGTTCGTTTGACAAACAAAGGAGAAGGGAATGGCTCCATAGGTTCCTGGGCCCAGGTGTTAACTGAATCAAAGTAGCCTTATTTGTAAGAGGATATAATAACAAGGCTTCACTAAAAATTTGGTGAATTTTGGCTACCCAGAAACCAAGTTATCTGAATTATAGTAAAAGTTAGGTTATATtataacattgtattttttatgtaatttgcgaAATACTTCTGAATCACTTCGGTTGTGTAATGGTTTTATGCATGAAGCATGTGAAAGCCTAACCTGTTAGATCTTCGAGACATCACCCTACGCAGCGGCAACCGGCGCGTGCCCTGGACTTtggccgcgtttccactgacgcggagctgggcggagaggagcggagaagagcggtgaaaagtggtcagtgtttccactgaagcggagctgggcggagaggagcgcagCTGAGCGGAGAGGAGCGATGAAGAGCGGTGAGTGGTCAGTGAGCGGAGCAGAGCGGAGTGGAGCATGCTTTTGGAATCGCGCATTTTTACAGAcacactgcacgcgagtcacgcaccgccccgctccgcaccgctccgtaccgccccgctgtcctccgctctgcaccccaatgctcgctgtcctccgctctgcaccgcctcgatgtatgaatattcgctcagctctgctccaccccgctcgtactgtttccattgaagcggagcggagatttcaagcataatcattggtcaatttgtgcaccgctaagctcctctccgcccagctccgcgtcagtggaaacgcggcctttCGCTATAGTCGAAGACAAGTTTCTACTTGCAATTTCCTGTAACCTATAAGCAGCAGGAACCaaccttttaaaaactaaaaaagggagaaggaagtaaaataaaacaccaatatacttaataattaaacatgtattatcattcatcttcaattattattagaatgTCATCTAAAAATTGTGCAGGGGGTACGATATTTTCTTGGAATCTTGCCCAACTGAGATACCATATAATGCACATTACATGGGCACAGCAGCCTACAGTTCTTCTACctacaatacaattacaataatatgataatattgaaTCTCGTCCTCTTCGACAGCtatcaactaaaatataaacaaaatatgttttgcgaCTTATATGGCGGGATTGTATTCGGCCTCGCAATAACCAAGAAGTATTTGAAGCTGACAGCTGTCGAAGAAGGCTGCTGCTTACCTCCCTGCACACTTCTATTATAAACCCATCATTTCCCCGCAAATGTTCACCAAAATAGGACCGTGCCTGCTTTAATTGATATGTACCTAAGCATACAAGAATTAATTCATCATATGACAACTGgggaaaatcatttaaattatcattatgaATAGTTATTGTTTCAAAATCAGCCCTACGTCTATTATATTGgttgttaacaataaaatcacCTAATATGTTATgtctattcatatttaaattaatctgaTTAATGATAGCCCCACAGTCTATTCTATCGGTTATGGGAGGGTGAAACCTATTTATGAGAGCAGCAGCCACCTTAAAAtctcttattaaacttcttgaggctgtattaaaataacattgccTGAATAATTTGAAATCTCTTTTAAACCTACCGTTCACAATCTCAACGACCCAACGGCAAATGGTGACTGCCCTCGATTTGTTTGCGTCAAGTGTTGACAGCTGTGTTTCACCCTGCGCCAAAGTAGCAGGCACGTATGTCCTATATCCACATTGGTTTAACAAAGGTAATGAATCTCGGAAACCCCTATCCAGTATAAATACATCACCATTTTGGAAAAAATCCTGGAGTGGGTTTCCACTTAAAAATTCATGTCTCATTATATCTGAGTCTGACGTGGTAGCTGGATAGGGGCCCAAAACATCAATGATGTAACCATCTGTGCACACCATTAAAAAAGGTTTGGTTAAGTTCCTATATTTATGCaaactgtatgtttttttttgatataaataattagagCTTTTTTCAATATAACAGTAAGTTCCATCAAATATAGCGATGGGCCTAGAATCTCCTTCAAATAAAGCACTAGGAATGGCTAAGttcctttcttttatttgttctcTAGTGATGTGTTCTAAACCTAAGTGCCGAGGCACAAAATGTTCAGTTAATATGTCACGGGCTTGACACAGCCACTTGGCTAAAGTTTTCttagatgttttaaataatgttgctaaTCTTTCATTTGAGTCCCCACTTCTTAATTTGATAAGATAGGCTGCTAAAACTGAAGAACTATTACGAATTTCTATCAATTGTGGAACCTCATCAAATAATTGACGGAACTGAACTTTAGTAAACCCGATCCAGGTATGCACAACATGGTCGTCcatattatcaatattttcaaaattcaaaaacctTTC
The window above is part of the Helicoverpa zea isolate HzStark_Cry1AcR chromosome 21, ilHelZeax1.1, whole genome shotgun sequence genome. Proteins encoded here:
- the LOC124640990 gene encoding uncharacterized protein LOC124640990, coding for MDRCMNCTIALGRSNSIGRKVLEDEAILTVIRQWRASQPVTSENVVCQACWDLAQDVVLGRRAIDAPTQVGHSSVCLRCGRSLLARRFNHLLRNDSARESAIYNVIREWILPQTVDEASRICHSCWILADRAAVHMSTGPSTSSQSNPPPAQSSVGVSVGQLDENHDNILHEPENVSIQPEQNQGNDDVHEPSVELHSPSAPIVEPVQQHPEPTIVLPDYMRAVETERRCFIEGCQRTERYRVPLATRKMLLNEHKYYVPQNNRLCDIHLVIEAWDFLDSLRSNYLQTFTARHIQDMFTLKETPKERFLNFENIDNMDDHVVHTWIGFTKVQFRQLFDEVPQLIEIRNSSSVLAAYLIKLRSGDSNERLATLFKTSKKTLAKWLCQARDILTEHFVPRHLGLEHITREQIKERNLAIPSALFEGDSRPIAIFDGTYCYIEKSSNYLYQKKTYSLHKYRNLTKPFLMVCTDGYIIDVLGPYPATTSDSDIMRHEFLSGNPLQDFFQNGDVFILDRGFRDSLPLLNQCGYRTYVPATLAQGETQLSTLDANKSRAVTICRWVVEIVNGRFKRDFKLFRQCYFNTASRSLIRDFKVAAALINRFHPPITDRIDCGAIINQINLNMNRHNILGDFIVNNQYNRRRADFETITIHNDNLNDFPQLSYDELILVCLGTYQLKQARSYFGEHLRGNDGFIIEVCREVSSSLLRQLSASNTSWLLRGRIQSRHISRKTYFVYILVDSCRRGRDSILSYYCNCIVGRRTVGCCAHVMCIIWYLSWARFQENIVPPAQFLDDILIIIEDE